Proteins from one Desulfonema limicola genomic window:
- a CDS encoding sigma-54 interaction domain-containing protein, which translates to MLQDFIEVFENIQNTIREPLLVLDSGLKIVKANSSFYNTFKVKSDKTEGRLIYDLGNKQWDIPRLRELLEQILPENKLFNDFEVEHKFENIGLKIMHLNARQIYRKPIQEQLILLAIEDVTNKEYYKRNLEQMVETRTADLTKAKEEAEKSRHLAETSLDEIKKLKAQLEAERMYLQEEIKLEYNHEHIIGQSNAINYIFYKIEQIADIDTNVLILGETGTGKELVARAIHNMSLRKDRALVKMNCAALPSNLIESELFGHEKGAFTSAHSRRLGRFETADGATLFLDEIGELPLDMQPKLLQVMQNGEFERLGSSKTIKVDVRIIAATNRNLEKEVKEGRFREDLWYRLNVFPMTLPPLRDRLDDIPLLVDFYIEKISKRLGKSIKVIPANVMELLQKYQWPGNVRELENVLERAVICSSGPKLHLIDELKDKQGIVKMKDKTLDAVEREYITEVLEQVHGKVSGKNSAAEILGLNRSTLRARMQKLNINIKKT; encoded by the coding sequence ATGCTGCAAGATTTTATTGAAGTTTTTGAAAATATTCAAAATACAATTCGTGAACCCTTGCTGGTACTTGATTCTGGCTTGAAGATTGTAAAAGCCAATTCTTCTTTTTACAACACCTTTAAAGTCAAATCTGATAAGACAGAAGGCAGGTTAATATACGATCTTGGCAACAAGCAGTGGGACATCCCCAGGCTCAGAGAACTGCTTGAACAAATTCTTCCTGAAAACAAACTGTTCAACGATTTTGAAGTGGAGCATAAATTTGAGAATATCGGTCTCAAGATAATGCATTTAAACGCCAGACAAATTTACAGAAAACCGATCCAGGAACAATTGATTCTTCTGGCTATTGAGGATGTAACTAATAAAGAATATTACAAAAGAAATCTTGAGCAAATGGTGGAAACACGAACAGCCGACCTCACAAAAGCAAAGGAAGAAGCGGAAAAAAGCAGACACCTGGCTGAAACCTCTCTTGATGAAATAAAAAAATTAAAGGCCCAGCTTGAAGCTGAGAGAATGTATCTTCAGGAAGAAATCAAGCTGGAATATAACCACGAACACATTATCGGCCAGAGCAATGCAATTAATTATATTTTTTATAAGATTGAGCAGATTGCAGACATTGATACAAATGTTTTAATCCTGGGTGAAACCGGAACCGGCAAGGAACTTGTAGCCAGGGCTATTCACAACATGAGTCTGCGCAAAGATCGGGCCCTGGTTAAAATGAATTGTGCTGCACTGCCTTCAAACCTTATTGAAAGTGAACTGTTCGGCCACGAAAAAGGAGCTTTCACAAGCGCACATTCAAGACGGCTGGGAAGATTTGAGACTGCTGACGGCGCTACTCTTTTCCTTGATGAAATTGGCGAACTTCCCCTGGATATGCAGCCAAAGCTGCTCCAGGTAATGCAAAACGGTGAGTTTGAACGGCTTGGAAGTTCTAAAACAATAAAAGTCGATGTACGAATTATTGCTGCCACCAATCGTAATCTGGAAAAGGAAGTCAAAGAGGGCAGATTCAGGGAGGATCTCTGGTATCGCCTGAATGTATTCCCCATGACATTGCCGCCGCTCAGGGATCGTCTTGACGACATTCCCCTGCTTGTTGATTTTTATATTGAAAAAATTTCAAAAAGACTGGGCAAATCTATAAAAGTAATCCCGGCAAATGTTATGGAACTGCTGCAAAAATATCAATGGCCTGGCAATGTCCGCGAACTTGAGAATGTTCTTGAACGTGCGGTAATATGTTCTTCAGGTCCAAAACTGCACCTGATAGATGAACTGAAAGATAAGCAGGGCATCGTAAAAATGAAAGATAAAACCTTAGATGCTGTTGAACGTGAATATATTACCGAGGTACTGGAACAGGTACATGGAAAAGTGAGCGGCAAAAACAGTGCCGCTGAAATACTTGGTCTTAACCGCAGCACATTGCGGGCAAGAATGCAGAAACTTAATATTAATATCAAAAAAACCTGA
- a CDS encoding DUF3096 domain-containing protein, whose product MNLQVHFTIQNVLAIIAGIAILVTPKLLNFIVAIYLIIIGVIGVLGLKI is encoded by the coding sequence ATGAATCTTCAAGTACATTTCACTATTCAAAACGTACTCGCAATTATTGCGGGAATTGCTATTCTGGTTACGCCAAAACTATTAAACTTTATTGTCGCTATCTATCTGATCATAATTGGCGTAATTGGGGTTCTGGGGCTTAAAATCTAA